From Microbacterium croceum, a single genomic window includes:
- a CDS encoding ABC transporter ATP-binding protein produces the protein MIEFRNVTKQFPDGTVAVNDFSLVLPSRKTTVFVGSSGCGKTTLLRMINRMVEPTSGDIEIDGENVLVGDPVQLRRRIGYVMQNSGLMPHFTVIDNVATVLRLTGVKKAEAHKRARTLLDTVGLDQALADRYPSQLSGGQQQRVGVARGLAADPNILLMDEPFGAVDPIVRADLQQETLRLQRELDKTVVFVTHDIDEAFLLGDQVVILDKGARIVQVGSPSEIIESPADDFVAAFIGADRGRRALHLKKTPHGTVVVDSEGRTQGAIVAAPETSDGPLAGPDAVALGVTEGGLA, from the coding sequence ATGATCGAGTTCCGAAACGTCACCAAGCAGTTCCCCGACGGCACGGTCGCCGTGAACGACTTCAGCCTGGTGCTCCCGTCGCGCAAGACCACGGTGTTCGTCGGCTCATCCGGCTGCGGCAAGACCACTCTGCTGCGCATGATCAACCGCATGGTCGAGCCGACCTCCGGCGACATCGAGATCGACGGCGAGAACGTGCTGGTGGGCGATCCGGTGCAGCTGCGACGGCGCATCGGCTACGTCATGCAGAACTCCGGCCTCATGCCGCACTTCACCGTGATCGACAACGTGGCGACCGTGCTGCGGCTCACCGGGGTGAAGAAGGCGGAGGCCCACAAGCGGGCCCGCACGCTGCTCGACACGGTGGGGCTCGACCAGGCCCTCGCCGACCGCTACCCCAGCCAGCTCTCGGGCGGCCAGCAGCAGCGTGTCGGTGTGGCGCGTGGTCTCGCCGCCGATCCCAACATCCTCCTCATGGACGAGCCTTTCGGTGCGGTCGACCCTATCGTGCGTGCCGACCTGCAGCAGGAGACGCTGCGTCTGCAGCGCGAGCTCGACAAGACGGTCGTCTTCGTCACGCATGACATCGACGAGGCGTTCCTGCTCGGCGACCAGGTGGTCATCCTCGACAAGGGCGCGCGCATCGTGCAGGTGGGCAGTCCGAGCGAGATCATCGAAAGCCCCGCAGACGACTTCGTCGCCGCGTTCATCGGCGCCGACCGAGGACGCCGGGCGCTGCACCTGAAGAAGACCCCGCACGGCACGGTCGTGGTCGACTCCGAGGGGCGTACGCAGGGCGCGATCGTCGCGGCACCGGAGACCTCGGACGGTCCTCTCGCCGGACCGGATGCGGTCGCCCTCGGCGTGACAGAGGGCGGACTCGCGTGA
- a CDS encoding DMT family transporter, producing the protein MSKTAPVSGGLPVTKTQGPLVLVAALVTVVLWASAFIGIRGAGPHYDPGALALLRMAVGSVALAIIALRHGIRLPAKRHWWLIIAWGVGWFCVYNLALNAAERTLDAGTAAMVVNLAPLMVVIFSGLFLREGFPKPLVIGAPIAFLGVVLIGMNSSTSAGPDITGLLLALLAAVMYAGCTLVQKYLLSAGTDATTLTWFGALAGTVALLPWTGSLIGALQTAPPDATLWVVYLGIFPTAIAFTTWAYVLQRSTAGQTSATTYVVPAVAILMSWAILGEVPTPLMFLGGALCLLGVLVTRLRWGRRA; encoded by the coding sequence ATGTCGAAGACCGCTCCCGTCTCCGGCGGCCTCCCGGTCACCAAGACGCAGGGACCGCTCGTGCTCGTCGCCGCCCTGGTGACGGTCGTGCTGTGGGCCTCGGCGTTCATCGGCATCCGCGGCGCGGGCCCGCACTACGACCCCGGCGCGCTGGCACTGCTGCGGATGGCCGTCGGCAGCGTGGCTCTCGCGATCATCGCGCTGCGCCACGGCATCCGGCTTCCGGCGAAGCGGCACTGGTGGCTCATCATCGCGTGGGGCGTCGGCTGGTTCTGCGTCTACAACCTGGCCCTCAACGCGGCAGAGCGCACGCTCGATGCGGGCACCGCCGCGATGGTCGTGAACCTCGCGCCACTCATGGTGGTGATCTTCAGCGGACTGTTCCTGCGCGAGGGATTCCCGAAACCCCTGGTGATCGGGGCGCCGATCGCCTTCCTCGGCGTGGTGCTGATCGGCATGAACTCGTCCACCAGCGCCGGCCCCGACATCACCGGCCTGCTGCTCGCCCTGCTCGCCGCGGTCATGTACGCGGGATGCACGCTCGTGCAGAAGTATCTGCTCAGCGCGGGAACCGACGCCACGACCCTCACCTGGTTCGGCGCACTGGCCGGAACCGTCGCCCTGCTGCCGTGGACGGGGAGCCTCATCGGGGCGCTGCAGACGGCTCCGCCGGACGCGACGCTCTGGGTCGTCTACCTCGGCATCTTCCCGACGGCCATCGCCTTCACGACCTGGGCCTACGTGCTGCAGCGCAGTACCGCGGGCCAGACATCCGCCACGACCTATGTGGTCCCGGCGGTCGCGATCCTGATGTCGTGGGCGATCCTCGGTGAGGTGCCGACGCCGCTGATGTTCCTCGGCGGCGCACTGTGCCTGCTCGGAGTGCTCGTCACGCGACTGCGGTGGGGCCGCCGCGCCTGA
- a CDS encoding ABC transporter permease, translated as MNWVTDNLGLILDLTLVHLRQSIIPIVLGFVLSLPLGWVAWRYRLVRGPIIVLTGLLYTIPSLALLILLPTVAGYSARSEANLMVALTIYAIAILVRAVSDGLDSVDDDVRQAATATGFASFRRFWTVEFPLAGPVILAGLRVTAVSTISLATVGILIGVSNLGYLFTNGLDRRIIAEVFAGVIAVVVIALILDLILLLIGRALMPWTTAASRVTASRAVPVRAAA; from the coding sequence GTGAACTGGGTCACCGACAACCTCGGTCTGATCCTCGATCTGACTCTGGTGCATCTGCGTCAGAGCATCATCCCGATCGTGCTCGGATTCGTGCTCTCGCTCCCGCTGGGCTGGGTGGCCTGGCGGTACCGGCTCGTGCGCGGCCCGATCATCGTGCTCACCGGGCTGCTCTACACGATCCCCTCGCTCGCGCTGCTGATCCTGCTGCCCACCGTCGCCGGTTACTCGGCGCGCAGCGAGGCGAACCTGATGGTCGCGCTGACGATCTACGCGATCGCGATCCTCGTGCGAGCGGTGTCCGACGGCCTCGACTCGGTCGATGATGACGTGCGTCAGGCGGCCACCGCCACGGGCTTCGCCTCCTTCCGACGCTTCTGGACCGTGGAGTTCCCACTCGCTGGTCCGGTGATCCTCGCCGGACTCCGGGTCACGGCGGTGAGCACCATCTCGCTCGCGACCGTCGGCATCCTGATCGGGGTCTCGAACCTCGGCTACCTCTTCACGAACGGACTCGATCGCCGCATCATCGCCGAGGTGTTCGCCGGTGTCATCGCCGTCGTCGTGATCGCCCTGATCCTCGATCTGATCCTGCTGCTCATCGGGCGCGCGCTGATGCCGTGGACCACCGCAGCCAGTCGGGTCACCGCGAGCCGCGCCGTTCCCGTGAGGGCCGCCGCATGA
- a CDS encoding dihydrolipoyl dehydrogenase family protein — protein MSADNTRTDEYDLIVLGGGPVGENVADRAVQGGLTAIIVESELVGGECSYWACMPSKALLRSAQALRAAQHVKGAAEAVTGKLDVRAVFERRDSFTSNWSDDGQVKWLDSAGIDLARGHGRLTGEREVTVTDADGGTRVLHARHAVAISTGSDAVIPPIDGLREASPWTSREATSAEELPDSLAVIGGGVVAVEMATAYAALGSTVTLIARGELLASMEPFAGERVAAGLRELGVDVRTGTGTGSVHRGDDGVTVTLDDGSTVVATEVLAATGRSPRSGDIGLEVAGLEPGRWIETDDTLRVPGSDWLYAVGDVNGRVLLTHQGKYQARAAGDVIVARAKDDTVDDGAWGRHVATADHSAVPQVTFSFPEVASVGLTEKAARDAGRAVQVVDYDLGGVAGASLYEDGFDGQARLVIDTDRDVVIGATFVGPEVAELVQTATVAIVGEVPIARLWHAVPSYPTVSEVWLRLLEGYGRQSA, from the coding sequence ATGAGCGCTGACAACACACGGACCGATGAATACGACCTGATCGTGCTGGGCGGGGGTCCGGTCGGCGAGAACGTCGCCGACCGCGCCGTGCAGGGAGGGCTCACCGCGATCATCGTAGAGAGCGAGCTCGTCGGAGGCGAGTGCTCGTACTGGGCGTGCATGCCGTCGAAGGCGCTGCTGCGCTCGGCGCAGGCGCTCAGGGCCGCGCAGCACGTGAAGGGCGCAGCTGAGGCCGTCACCGGAAAGCTCGACGTGCGCGCCGTGTTCGAGCGCCGCGACTCGTTCACCAGCAACTGGTCGGACGATGGACAGGTGAAGTGGCTCGACTCGGCCGGCATCGACCTGGCCCGCGGGCACGGACGCCTCACGGGCGAGCGCGAGGTGACCGTGACGGATGCCGACGGCGGCACCCGCGTGCTGCATGCCCGTCATGCGGTGGCGATCAGCACGGGATCGGATGCCGTCATCCCGCCGATCGACGGGCTGCGCGAGGCGTCGCCGTGGACCAGTCGCGAGGCGACCAGTGCCGAGGAGCTTCCGGATTCTCTCGCTGTGATCGGCGGCGGCGTGGTGGCGGTCGAGATGGCGACCGCCTACGCGGCGCTCGGGTCGACCGTGACGCTCATCGCGCGGGGCGAGCTGCTGGCCTCGATGGAGCCGTTCGCCGGAGAGCGGGTGGCCGCGGGGCTGCGCGAGCTCGGGGTCGATGTGCGCACCGGCACGGGCACCGGTTCGGTGCACCGTGGCGACGACGGCGTGACGGTGACCCTCGACGACGGCTCCACGGTCGTCGCGACCGAGGTGCTCGCGGCCACAGGACGCTCACCGCGCAGCGGCGACATCGGCCTCGAGGTCGCAGGTCTCGAGCCCGGGCGCTGGATCGAGACGGATGACACACTGCGGGTTCCCGGGTCGGACTGGCTCTACGCGGTCGGCGACGTCAACGGCCGCGTGCTGCTGACGCACCAGGGCAAGTACCAGGCGCGTGCGGCCGGCGATGTGATCGTCGCCAGGGCGAAGGACGACACCGTGGATGACGGAGCATGGGGGCGCCACGTCGCGACGGCCGACCACAGCGCCGTGCCGCAGGTGACCTTCTCGTTCCCGGAGGTGGCGTCGGTCGGGCTCACCGAGAAGGCGGCGCGTGACGCCGGACGCGCGGTGCAGGTCGTCGACTACGACCTGGGCGGGGTCGCCGGTGCGAGCCTCTACGAGGACGGGTTCGACGGGCAGGCGCGTCTGGTGATCGACACCGACCGTGACGTCGTGATCGGTGCCACGTTCGTCGGACCCGAGGTGGCCGAGCTCGTGCAGACCGCGACGGTCGCGATCGTGGGCGAGGTGCCGATCGCCCGCCTCTGGCACGCGGTGCCCTCGTACCCGACCGTGAGCGAGGTCTGGTTGCGGCTGCTCGAGGGCTACGGGCGGCAGTCGGCGTGA
- a CDS encoding DUF427 domain-containing protein has protein sequence MKAVLAGTVIAEADEGDLVRIEGNWYFPPASVTPGVLVESPTPYTCPWKGVCQYYSVQAGGSLHTDLAWSYPDPYPSAFERVGTDFSGYVAFAPGVEVGP, from the coding sequence ATGAAGGCTGTACTCGCAGGAACCGTCATCGCCGAAGCAGATGAGGGAGACCTCGTCCGCATCGAAGGAAACTGGTACTTCCCGCCGGCTTCCGTCACGCCCGGAGTGCTCGTCGAGAGCCCCACGCCGTATACGTGTCCCTGGAAGGGCGTGTGCCAGTACTACTCGGTGCAGGCGGGGGGCAGCCTCCACACCGACCTCGCGTGGTCGTACCCCGACCCGTATCCGTCCGCCTTCGAGCGGGTCGGCACGGACTTCTCCGGCTACGTGGCCTTCGCCCCCGGCGTCGAGGTCGGACCGTAG
- a CDS encoding MFS transporter has translation MRATTVTAPGILSGAYLWITIGACALVFLGAFESLAVTTVMPAVSADLDGERLYALAFAGPLATGVIGMVAAGNWADRRGPVEPLYTSVGIFVIGLLVAGFAPTMEVLVAGRFAQGLGSGALTVALYVVVARVYPRDLHPAIFAGFAAAWVVPSLIGPTVAGAVTELWSWHWVFLGVVVLVLVALLMVVPALRGLAQGDGDASTPWAFGRLGWSVLAAVAVLGLNLLGDVPGVGPVLAVVAVIVALVAVRPLLPRGTLRARRGLPSVILVRGLAAAAFFGAQVYIPYLLTERYEVSPTLAGLSLTGGALAWSVAATVQGRMGARLSSVFAVRIGTVLVLVGIGMALATAALRADAALIIAAWIVAGTGMGLMSPRTSALTLALSTPETQGFNSSAMTVADSFGSALALAITGVLFASLASVADPFTTVFTLAAVIGIAAVLLAPRLATRQPRPVEV, from the coding sequence ATGCGCGCCACGACGGTGACAGCACCGGGCATCCTGAGCGGCGCATACCTCTGGATCACGATCGGCGCGTGCGCCCTGGTCTTCCTCGGGGCCTTCGAGTCGCTGGCCGTGACCACGGTGATGCCGGCCGTGAGCGCCGACCTCGACGGGGAGCGGCTGTATGCCCTCGCGTTCGCCGGTCCGCTCGCCACCGGTGTGATCGGCATGGTCGCGGCGGGCAACTGGGCCGACCGTCGCGGACCCGTCGAGCCGCTGTACACCTCGGTCGGCATCTTCGTGATCGGCCTGCTCGTCGCCGGTTTCGCGCCCACCATGGAGGTGCTGGTCGCCGGCCGCTTCGCCCAGGGCCTCGGCAGCGGTGCGCTCACCGTCGCCCTCTACGTCGTGGTCGCCCGGGTGTACCCCCGCGACCTCCACCCCGCGATCTTCGCCGGGTTCGCGGCCGCCTGGGTGGTGCCTTCGCTGATCGGCCCCACCGTCGCCGGTGCCGTGACCGAGCTCTGGAGCTGGCATTGGGTGTTCCTCGGCGTCGTCGTGCTCGTGCTGGTGGCGCTGCTCATGGTCGTGCCCGCACTGCGCGGACTGGCTCAGGGAGACGGCGACGCGTCGACCCCGTGGGCGTTCGGCCGCCTCGGCTGGTCGGTGCTGGCGGCGGTCGCCGTGCTGGGGCTCAACCTGCTCGGCGATGTGCCGGGTGTCGGTCCGGTGCTGGCGGTCGTCGCGGTGATCGTGGCCCTGGTGGCGGTGCGTCCGCTGTTGCCGCGCGGCACCCTGCGTGCGCGTCGGGGTCTGCCCTCGGTCATCCTGGTGCGCGGTCTGGCTGCCGCGGCGTTCTTCGGTGCCCAGGTGTACATCCCTTACCTGCTCACCGAGCGCTATGAGGTCTCGCCGACTCTCGCCGGGCTCTCGCTCACGGGCGGGGCGCTGGCGTGGTCGGTCGCCGCGACGGTGCAGGGCCGCATGGGCGCGCGGTTGTCGAGTGTCTTCGCCGTGCGGATCGGCACGGTCCTGGTGCTCGTCGGCATCGGCATGGCCCTGGCGACGGCAGCCCTCCGCGCGGATGCCGCTCTGATCATCGCCGCCTGGATCGTCGCGGGAACGGGCATGGGCCTCATGAGCCCGCGCACCAGCGCGCTCACCCTCGCGCTGTCGACACCCGAGACGCAGGGCTTCAACAGCTCGGCCATGACGGTCGCGGACTCGTTCGGCAGCGCGCTGGCCCTCGCCATCACGGGCGTGCTGTTCGCGAGCCTGGCGTCGGTCGCCGATCCGTTCACGACCGTGTTCACGCTCGCCGCTGTCATCGGCATCGCCGCGGTGCTGCTCGCGCCCCGGCTCGCGACGCGGCAGCCTCGGCCCGTCGAGGTGTGA
- a CDS encoding GntR family transcriptional regulator, whose amino-acid sequence MVESSLQESLGPLAAGAVLSDRVFETVSDAIVTGRIAGGQQVSDKSIAEALGISRTPVREALQRLTWLGLVEVAPNRYTRVTEVTEEMIASTIEYTGMQAGMALQLAMRRMDDGALQEAVAMLDRMIAASDAGDADDLMLASRMFVGFLTRESGNRLFATVMHEASLLVARNLRQAGTLIGTAEFRGECYRHMRAAMLAGDADGAELWFRRQHGVGVDSLPV is encoded by the coding sequence ATGGTCGAATCGTCGTTGCAGGAGAGCCTCGGACCGTTGGCCGCAGGTGCCGTGCTCAGCGATCGCGTGTTCGAGACCGTCAGCGACGCGATCGTCACGGGCCGGATCGCGGGTGGACAGCAGGTCAGTGACAAGAGCATCGCTGAAGCGCTCGGCATCTCGCGCACGCCGGTGCGTGAGGCGCTGCAGCGGCTCACCTGGCTCGGGCTCGTCGAGGTCGCGCCGAACCGCTACACCCGCGTCACCGAGGTCACCGAGGAAATGATCGCCAGCACCATCGAGTACACCGGGATGCAGGCGGGCATGGCGCTGCAGTTGGCCATGCGGCGGATGGACGACGGCGCGCTGCAGGAGGCCGTCGCGATGCTGGATCGCATGATCGCGGCGTCGGATGCCGGTGACGCCGACGACCTGATGCTCGCCTCGCGGATGTTCGTCGGCTTCCTGACCCGCGAGTCCGGCAATCGGCTCTTCGCGACCGTCATGCACGAGGCGAGCCTGCTGGTGGCGCGCAACCTGCGACAGGCCGGCACGCTGATCGGCACGGCGGAGTTCCGGGGCGAGTGCTACCGGCACATGCGTGCCGCGATGCTGGCGGGAGATGCGGATGGCGCCGAGCTGTGGTTCCGCCGTCAGCACGGCGTCGGGGTGGACTCGCTCCCGGTGTGA
- a CDS encoding Pr6Pr family membrane protein, which translates to MTTWWPYARIAAALLALAAIIAQLTRSLQNALEATTEWGAHLPTVAANFLSFFTIEANFLAAIVLLIGAVWALRHRSTTDAEPHWLAVLLVCVSTYMIVTGIVYNILLRGAELPQGATVPWSNEVLHVVIPVFLLADVLFAPRRRALGWNAIFLTAIFPIVWAVYTLVRANLIIAPASGKPWWYPYPFLDPHLVPGGYLGVSAYILGIAVAVIGVAAGVVWVGRRRGTPPV; encoded by the coding sequence ATGACAACCTGGTGGCCTTACGCCCGCATTGCAGCAGCCCTGCTCGCTCTCGCGGCGATCATCGCCCAGCTGACGCGCTCCCTGCAGAACGCTCTCGAGGCGACCACGGAGTGGGGTGCGCACCTGCCGACCGTCGCCGCCAATTTCCTCAGCTTCTTCACGATCGAGGCGAACTTCCTTGCCGCGATCGTGCTGCTGATCGGCGCGGTCTGGGCGCTGCGTCACCGTTCGACGACGGATGCCGAACCGCACTGGCTCGCAGTGCTGCTCGTGTGCGTGAGCACGTACATGATCGTCACCGGCATCGTCTACAACATCCTGCTGCGCGGCGCGGAGCTGCCCCAGGGCGCTACGGTCCCGTGGTCGAACGAAGTGCTCCACGTCGTCATCCCGGTGTTCCTGCTCGCCGACGTGCTGTTCGCACCCCGACGCCGCGCACTCGGGTGGAACGCGATCTTTCTCACGGCGATCTTCCCGATCGTGTGGGCCGTCTACACGCTGGTCCGGGCGAACCTCATCATCGCGCCGGCGAGCGGCAAGCCCTGGTGGTACCCGTATCCGTTCCTCGATCCGCACCTGGTGCCGGGCGGGTACCTGGGCGTCTCGGCCTACATCCTCGGTATCGCGGTGGCGGTGATCGGGGTGGCCGCCGGCGTGGTCTGGGTCGGGCGCCGCCGCGGGACTCCCCCGGTCTGA
- a CDS encoding ABC transporter permease, producing the protein MNLFAEAFAWMLAPAQWTGNYALPKLLAEHLTLTAVSVLIAMAIAVPIGWLIGHTGKGREIAVAVSGAARAIPAFGLMILLVLLLGVLRVPQAAITTFVLLAIPSLLAGAYTGLEAIDRRVIDAAKAMGMTGWQIFWKVEVRLGLPLLVGGIRSALLQVIATVTIAAYIGLGGLGYPIIQGIPLQRFDQVLAGALLVAILALIVDLLLAVAQYAAVPAGLRQSRAPRRRAAAPSPTAAPATA; encoded by the coding sequence ATGAACCTCTTCGCCGAGGCCTTCGCCTGGATGCTCGCTCCCGCGCAGTGGACCGGGAACTACGCGCTGCCCAAGCTCCTCGCCGAGCACCTCACTCTGACGGCCGTCTCCGTGCTGATCGCCATGGCGATCGCGGTGCCGATCGGCTGGCTCATCGGCCACACCGGCAAGGGGCGTGAGATCGCCGTCGCCGTGTCGGGAGCGGCACGCGCGATCCCCGCTTTCGGGCTCATGATCCTTCTCGTCCTGCTGCTCGGAGTGCTGCGGGTTCCGCAGGCCGCGATCACCACGTTCGTGCTCCTCGCGATCCCCTCGCTGCTGGCCGGCGCCTACACCGGACTCGAGGCCATCGACCGCCGCGTGATCGACGCCGCGAAGGCCATGGGCATGACCGGATGGCAGATCTTCTGGAAGGTCGAGGTGCGTCTCGGGCTGCCGCTTCTCGTCGGCGGCATCCGTTCGGCTCTGCTGCAGGTCATCGCGACCGTGACGATCGCGGCCTACATCGGTCTCGGCGGTCTCGGCTACCCGATCATCCAGGGCATTCCGCTGCAGAGGTTCGACCAGGTGCTCGCAGGGGCGCTCCTCGTCGCCATCCTCGCGCTGATCGTCGACCTGCTGCTCGCCGTGGCGCAGTACGCGGCCGTCCCCGCCGGGCTGCGCCAGAGCCGTGCGCCTCGCCGCCGTGCGGCAGCCCCGTCTCCGACCGCAGCGCCCGCCACCGCCTGA
- a CDS encoding adenylosuccinate synthase: protein MPGIVIVGVQWGDEGKGKATDLLGERTDWVVKFNGGNNAGHTVVVGDEKYALHLLPSGILSPGVTPVIGNGVVVDLEVLFFELEALAARGIDVSRLKVSANAHIITQYHRTLDKVTERFLGKRMIGTTGRGIGPAYADKINRVGIRVQDIFDENILRQKVEGALDQKNHLLVKIFNRRAITADEIVEDLLSYADRLRPMVADTGYLIAQALDRGEVVVFEGGQATMLDIDHGTYPFVTSSSATAGGAATGAGVGPGALDRIVGIVKAYTTRVGSGPFPTELFDEQGEWLRKQGFEFGTTTGRPRRVGWYDAPITRYATRINGITDLVLTKLDILTGLEQIPVCVAYDVDGERFDEVPVNQTDFHHAKPILEYFPGWNEDISVARTFEDLPQNAQDYVLALEKMSNTRISVIGVGPERDQVIVRHDLLD from the coding sequence ATGCCAGGAATCGTAATCGTCGGCGTGCAATGGGGAGACGAAGGAAAAGGCAAGGCCACCGATCTGCTCGGTGAGCGCACCGACTGGGTGGTGAAGTTCAACGGCGGCAACAACGCCGGGCACACCGTGGTCGTCGGCGACGAGAAGTACGCGCTGCACCTGCTGCCCTCCGGCATCCTCTCTCCCGGTGTGACCCCGGTCATCGGCAACGGTGTGGTCGTCGACCTCGAGGTGCTGTTCTTCGAGCTCGAGGCGCTCGCCGCCCGCGGCATCGATGTCTCGCGGCTGAAGGTCAGTGCCAACGCGCACATCATCACGCAGTACCACCGCACGCTCGACAAGGTCACCGAGCGCTTCCTCGGCAAGCGCATGATCGGCACGACCGGTCGCGGCATCGGCCCGGCCTACGCCGACAAGATCAACCGCGTCGGCATCCGCGTGCAGGACATCTTCGACGAGAACATCCTGCGCCAGAAGGTCGAGGGCGCGCTCGACCAGAAGAACCACCTGCTGGTGAAGATCTTCAACCGTCGTGCCATCACCGCCGACGAGATCGTCGAGGACCTGCTGTCGTACGCCGATCGGCTGCGGCCGATGGTCGCCGACACCGGCTACCTGATCGCACAGGCCCTGGACCGCGGCGAGGTCGTCGTGTTCGAGGGCGGCCAGGCGACGATGCTCGACATCGACCACGGCACCTACCCGTTCGTGACCTCGTCATCGGCGACGGCCGGAGGTGCGGCGACCGGCGCCGGTGTCGGCCCCGGAGCGCTCGACCGCATCGTCGGCATCGTCAAGGCCTACACGACGCGCGTGGGGTCCGGCCCCTTCCCGACCGAGCTCTTCGACGAGCAGGGCGAATGGCTGCGCAAGCAGGGCTTCGAGTTCGGCACCACGACCGGCCGTCCGCGCCGCGTCGGCTGGTACGACGCGCCCATCACCCGTTACGCGACGCGTATCAACGGCATCACCGACCTGGTGCTGACCAAGCTCGACATCCTCACCGGTCTCGAGCAGATCCCGGTGTGCGTGGCGTACGACGTCGACGGCGAGCGCTTCGACGAGGTGCCGGTGAACCAGACCGACTTCCACCACGCGAAGCCCATCCTGGAGTACTTCCCCGGGTGGAACGAGGACATCTCGGTCGCGCGCACCTTCGAGGACCTGCCGCAGAACGCGCAGGACTACGTGCTGGCGCTCGAGAAGATGAGCAACACGCGCATCTCGGTGATCGGCGTCGGCCCCGAGCGCGACCAGGTGATCGTCCGTCACGACCTGCTCGACTGA
- a CDS encoding lactonase family protein translates to MTRFWLGGYGSGMDGSADGIGLLAGDAGREATTLAYRGAVTDTPSSPSWLARHPSLDVVYAALEGAAAVQAFVRTGDATLAPLGDPVEAGDSVCHVAVAPNGSALIASCYGDGRVVRIGLDATGRPVADRDNAAAALRAALLGEEQPEAVPAGVGAAASDPHAAGGDRASHAHAAAFLPDGRIATTDLGFDLVRIWRLTATGLALDHEVTLPLGTGPRHMVMHPSGHLHVVTEYSCEVFTLAAGPDGTWSIASSVLSSPIAQIGTDFPAELARTRDGAFLYTALRGSNTIAALRVRGGGESLEPIALADSGVDWPRHHLVYEGKLLVAGQLSDTITLLDLDERTGAPLGIRHEAAAPSPTCFLPVG, encoded by the coding sequence ATGACGCGGTTCTGGCTCGGCGGCTACGGCTCCGGCATGGATGGTTCGGCAGACGGCATCGGGCTGCTCGCCGGTGACGCGGGGCGGGAGGCCACGACCCTCGCGTACCGCGGGGCGGTGACCGACACGCCGTCGTCGCCGTCGTGGCTCGCGCGGCATCCCTCGCTCGACGTCGTCTACGCCGCTTTGGAGGGTGCCGCTGCCGTGCAGGCGTTCGTCCGCACGGGGGATGCGACGCTCGCACCTCTCGGCGACCCGGTCGAGGCCGGGGACTCGGTGTGCCACGTCGCGGTCGCGCCGAACGGCTCCGCTCTGATCGCCAGCTGCTACGGCGACGGTCGTGTCGTGCGCATCGGCCTCGACGCCACGGGCCGCCCTGTGGCCGACCGTGACAATGCCGCCGCCGCTCTCCGTGCCGCACTGCTCGGCGAGGAGCAGCCGGAGGCGGTGCCGGCCGGTGTCGGTGCCGCGGCATCCGACCCTCACGCTGCCGGCGGAGACCGCGCCTCGCATGCTCACGCGGCCGCGTTCCTGCCGGACGGCCGCATCGCGACCACCGACCTCGGCTTCGACCTGGTGCGCATCTGGCGTCTCACCGCGACCGGGCTCGCACTCGACCATGAGGTCACGCTGCCCCTGGGCACCGGCCCTCGTCACATGGTCATGCACCCGAGCGGACACCTGCACGTCGTGACCGAGTACTCGTGCGAGGTCTTCACCCTCGCCGCCGGCCCCGACGGCACCTGGAGCATCGCCTCATCGGTGCTGTCGAGCCCGATCGCCCAGATCGGCACCGACTTCCCCGCCGAGCTCGCCCGCACCCGCGACGGGGCGTTCCTGTACACGGCGCTGCGCGGCAGCAACACGATCGCGGCGCTCCGGGTGCGCGGCGGCGGAGAGTCGCTGGAGCCGATCGCGCTCGCCGACTCCGGGGTGGACTGGCCGCGTCATCACCTCGTGTACGAGGGCAAGCTCCTCGTCGCCGGGCAGCTGTCCGACACGATCACGCTGCTCGACCTCGACGAGCGCACGGGCGCACCCCTCGGCATCCGGCACGAGGCCGCAGCCCCCTCGCCGACCTGCTTCCTGCCGGTGGGCTGA